A section of the Pelagicoccus albus genome encodes:
- a CDS encoding polysaccharide biosynthesis/export family protein has translation MKPVLRTLTHSARELITPNKTLLASTLLVSALLTGCSRESESSANNGVSSAEMVDQLVASSQSESQAPSETLAEEKPETQKPRIDPVEEREIIDLVNEVIGQESLPISEAMSAYAVAGLEVEKAKTQFAKASFSYEQAKQAIEEAKAALAAAEENQLARAQDVDAAVERLQSLKQELSRLEAERISAEVELDKASSAQRDRQSSLANAESDRDELQKKLEETEARHTAAVKALENAEAEHKRLLSAADRAEGSRDQAIQNLARAEQNKEQKAALLKVAEEKQMRAQSVVADKQASLRDAESVLASATKSREAAQKELQNRKATLEIYVNKVNELKAELAAAEKAVESAELSLVKGDKARDDARDAQLQARSEASDASSKLRDAYNDLNRAKSNLDSVQSDKNSDEAALAQAKAQLEAATQAVAAAETAKQNADASLKQKIKEYRKAESNFVAAAQAVEAAEDEVTRRVAIIKEKKQERSVASAEVRAAELKLKESTKALASAQKFYAAEKEQYDTALASKKDADQAERNAEIAYAQSKEDYSKAGDELRFAKRRTSEIESLARSSNRDRELAFANVQKADSALQSAFAAEKKASEITVPNAQAALSQAESQFRASVAAVSAARDKFNETSSQLVQAQQKLKQQESSLDQAVDAVESAVRQIAANNQKVNAISSDLSTAKVSVQKASQDVNAAEVALRDAERQRLVAEQRYIAQSETVNSAKQTLARAEETLDRVREVSAKAKLAVAEAKSQQEYREESLRNAKALYSKSLNRFKQAEGLYVVAYERVKADINSSSNDDQLSETEPAPEVEPEAKSNPNYIFPNDEIVVPVVDVPETEMYQPSDYAESLEVPSIPKIEMTPADKDSYKFRNNDYIEVSVVNEPDLDTKQRIDQYGRVQVPFLGSVNVAGLTLPQAELHLRNLYVQQEFFTDPKINVFILEYAPREISIVGEVHAPGVIELTSESDSMDLLEVISRAGGFRKVSKQKNVEISRQVDGAEKSFEVNIADLQQGRISPEDERRRMLPGDTILVN, from the coding sequence ATGAAGCCTGTATTACGTACATTAACCCACAGCGCCCGGGAACTGATTACTCCCAATAAGACGTTGCTAGCGTCGACCCTTTTGGTCTCCGCATTGCTGACTGGTTGTTCAAGAGAGTCTGAGAGCTCCGCGAACAACGGCGTCAGCTCGGCCGAAATGGTCGACCAACTCGTGGCGAGCTCCCAATCGGAATCCCAAGCTCCAAGCGAAACCCTAGCCGAAGAAAAACCTGAAACCCAAAAACCTCGCATCGATCCCGTGGAAGAACGGGAGATCATCGATCTGGTAAACGAGGTCATCGGGCAAGAGTCCCTTCCTATCAGTGAAGCCATGTCCGCCTACGCGGTGGCAGGCCTGGAAGTGGAAAAGGCAAAAACCCAATTCGCCAAGGCAAGTTTCTCTTACGAGCAGGCCAAGCAGGCGATCGAGGAAGCCAAAGCAGCCCTCGCAGCAGCGGAAGAAAACCAGCTGGCTCGGGCCCAGGACGTAGACGCCGCCGTCGAAAGGCTGCAAAGCCTGAAGCAGGAGCTTTCCCGCCTCGAAGCGGAGCGCATCTCTGCAGAAGTGGAGCTGGACAAAGCGAGTTCTGCCCAAAGAGACCGCCAGTCGTCTCTCGCCAATGCCGAAAGCGATCGCGACGAACTGCAAAAGAAGCTTGAAGAAACCGAAGCCAGACACACCGCAGCGGTGAAGGCCTTGGAAAATGCTGAAGCGGAGCACAAGCGTCTCTTGTCAGCGGCCGACCGAGCGGAAGGCTCTCGCGATCAGGCCATTCAGAATCTCGCTCGAGCGGAGCAAAACAAAGAGCAGAAAGCTGCTCTTCTTAAAGTCGCCGAAGAAAAGCAGATGCGGGCTCAAAGCGTAGTGGCTGATAAACAAGCCAGCTTGCGCGACGCAGAAAGCGTTTTGGCATCGGCTACCAAAAGCCGCGAAGCAGCCCAAAAGGAACTGCAAAACCGCAAAGCGACCCTCGAGATTTACGTCAACAAGGTAAACGAGCTGAAAGCGGAACTCGCCGCTGCCGAAAAAGCGGTGGAAAGCGCCGAGCTTAGTCTCGTAAAGGGTGACAAGGCCCGCGACGACGCTCGCGACGCTCAGCTACAGGCTCGTTCCGAAGCATCGGACGCTAGTAGCAAGCTGCGCGACGCCTACAACGATTTGAACCGGGCAAAGTCGAACCTCGACAGCGTGCAAAGCGACAAGAACTCGGACGAAGCAGCTCTTGCTCAAGCCAAAGCCCAGCTCGAAGCAGCAACTCAAGCGGTCGCCGCCGCCGAAACTGCCAAGCAGAACGCCGATGCGAGCTTGAAGCAAAAGATCAAGGAGTACCGCAAGGCGGAATCCAACTTCGTGGCCGCCGCCCAAGCGGTGGAAGCTGCCGAGGATGAAGTGACCCGCCGCGTGGCCATCATCAAGGAGAAGAAGCAGGAACGCTCCGTAGCGAGCGCCGAAGTGCGCGCCGCTGAGCTAAAGCTGAAGGAATCGACAAAGGCCTTGGCAAGCGCTCAAAAGTTCTACGCAGCCGAGAAGGAACAGTACGACACCGCCCTAGCCTCCAAGAAGGACGCCGATCAAGCGGAGCGTAACGCAGAAATCGCTTACGCACAGTCCAAGGAAGATTATTCGAAAGCCGGCGACGAGCTACGTTTCGCTAAGCGTCGCACTTCCGAGATCGAAAGCCTCGCTCGCTCGAGCAACCGCGACCGCGAGTTGGCATTCGCTAACGTGCAAAAGGCGGACTCCGCCCTGCAAAGCGCTTTCGCCGCCGAAAAGAAGGCCTCCGAGATCACAGTGCCGAATGCCCAGGCAGCCCTCAGCCAAGCGGAATCGCAGTTCAGAGCTTCCGTAGCCGCGGTATCCGCAGCTCGCGACAAGTTCAACGAAACCAGCAGCCAATTGGTACAGGCCCAGCAAAAGCTGAAGCAGCAGGAAAGCTCTCTCGACCAAGCGGTCGATGCGGTGGAAAGCGCCGTTCGCCAGATCGCTGCCAACAACCAGAAGGTTAACGCCATCTCCTCCGACCTTAGCACCGCCAAGGTATCGGTCCAAAAGGCAAGCCAGGATGTCAACGCCGCCGAGGTCGCTCTTCGCGATGCGGAAAGACAGCGCTTGGTCGCCGAGCAACGTTACATCGCCCAAAGCGAAACCGTTAACTCTGCTAAGCAGACTCTGGCCCGGGCCGAAGAAACCTTGGACCGCGTTCGCGAAGTTTCCGCCAAGGCGAAGCTCGCCGTGGCAGAAGCCAAGAGCCAACAGGAGTATCGCGAAGAATCCCTTCGCAACGCCAAGGCGCTTTACTCGAAGTCGCTCAACCGCTTCAAGCAAGCAGAGGGTCTTTATGTGGTCGCCTACGAACGGGTGAAGGCCGACATCAACAGCTCTTCGAATGATGATCAGCTAAGCGAAACCGAGCCCGCTCCGGAAGTTGAGCCCGAGGCGAAAAGCAATCCCAACTACATCTTTCCAAATGATGAGATCGTAGTCCCGGTAGTCGATGTGCCTGAAACTGAAATGTATCAGCCTTCGGATTACGCAGAATCCTTGGAAGTCCCTTCGATCCCAAAAATCGAAATGACTCCAGCCGACAAGGATAGCTACAAATTCAGAAACAACGACTATATCGAAGTTTCCGTAGTCAACGAACCAGACCTCGATACAAAGCAGCGCATCGACCAGTACGGGCGCGTACAAGTCCCTTTCCTCGGATCGGTAAACGTGGCAGGACTGACCTTGCCACAAGCCGAGCTGCACCTGCGCAACCTCTACGTGCAGCAGGAATTCTTCACCGATCCGAAAATCAATGTATTCATCCTTGAATACGCTCCTCGCGAAATATCCATCGTGGGCGAGGTACACGCCCCTGGCGTAATCGAACTGACTTCCGAAAGCGACTCCATGGACTTGCTCGAAGTCATCAGCCGCGCCGGCGGGTTCCGCAAGGTTTCCAAGCAGAAGAACGTCGAGATCAGCCGCCAAGTAGACGGAGCCGAAAAGAGCTTCGAAGTAAACATAGCTGACCTGCAGCAGGGCCGTATCTCTCCTGAAGACGAACGCCGACGCATGCTCCCCGGGGATACCATCCTCGTTAACTAA
- a CDS encoding tetratricopeptide repeat protein, whose translation MNQLRDRLINFLNSRPFFVAGIAIFICSLMVFAQPGYRYFKKLRSEAVLERSKELVEEESYVQAFHKARAAVMLNGGNIEAARELAKLALRFNHPQAAKFWESVIQNEKVEVSDWAYAVDASFRSGDYATAFDYLLRWDEAGVDDPSGYALRQAQAYALAGQLAKARELAVAAVEEFPQDLPIHNFYLQMSNMLASPQEREQIAQSLILNPDTSLRDLIWIASNSLMPKRQRLDAAIAGMEVGDIKLTEELHLLDIAAKLEWTETDARIANTRERIDLEDTEQLSAFTSTLCMLGRYEETLALIDDKTAESDRILMRNRLLAQVKAGGIEETLEMTSNFRAERLTTFAEETFLRALAFQESGDEGLYENNINQAIDSAEFEDLAFLEYQFRQLGEIRALLELYARVSEHPRYGMRARAFWLNLASQSGYEAEISKAVNGEPDWLNDLLDPRQLSNAVYYTLLYGDDKGVARYQAEKLASSFRQDPSYQFLAAFAYYQAGLKTEAQQFISGLLEFLPQLDRRSQYIAAVINDQAFQGASETLLPRERALL comes from the coding sequence ATGAATCAACTTCGAGACAGACTGATAAACTTCCTCAACTCGCGTCCCTTCTTCGTGGCGGGAATCGCGATTTTCATCTGCTCGCTGATGGTCTTTGCCCAGCCGGGTTACCGTTACTTTAAGAAGCTTCGTTCCGAGGCGGTGCTGGAGCGATCAAAAGAGCTGGTGGAAGAAGAATCCTATGTGCAAGCATTCCACAAGGCTCGAGCTGCGGTGATGCTAAACGGCGGGAACATCGAAGCGGCTCGCGAGCTGGCAAAACTCGCCTTGCGATTCAATCACCCACAGGCGGCCAAGTTCTGGGAAAGCGTTATCCAAAACGAAAAGGTTGAAGTCTCCGATTGGGCCTACGCGGTGGACGCCTCGTTCCGCAGCGGCGACTACGCAACTGCTTTTGACTACTTGCTGCGTTGGGATGAAGCAGGCGTAGATGATCCATCGGGATACGCCTTGCGACAAGCTCAAGCCTATGCCTTGGCAGGGCAATTGGCCAAGGCTCGCGAACTGGCGGTCGCCGCAGTAGAGGAGTTTCCGCAAGACCTGCCGATTCACAATTTCTACCTGCAGATGTCGAACATGCTGGCGAGTCCGCAGGAGCGGGAACAGATCGCCCAAAGCTTAATCCTAAATCCGGATACTTCTCTACGTGATCTGATCTGGATCGCATCCAACAGTCTGATGCCAAAGCGACAGCGACTCGATGCAGCAATAGCAGGCATGGAGGTAGGAGACATCAAGCTAACCGAAGAGCTTCACCTTTTGGATATTGCCGCCAAGCTCGAATGGACCGAGACCGATGCTCGTATCGCAAACACCCGAGAACGTATCGATCTGGAGGATACCGAGCAGCTTTCCGCTTTCACGAGTACGCTCTGTATGTTGGGACGGTACGAAGAAACGCTGGCTTTGATCGATGACAAAACGGCGGAATCGGATCGCATCTTGATGCGAAACCGCCTGCTGGCCCAAGTGAAAGCGGGAGGAATCGAAGAAACCTTGGAGATGACTTCCAATTTTCGGGCCGAGCGTCTGACCACCTTTGCGGAGGAAACTTTCTTGCGGGCCCTCGCCTTTCAGGAAAGCGGCGACGAAGGCTTATACGAGAATAACATCAACCAAGCGATCGACTCCGCCGAGTTCGAGGACCTTGCGTTTTTGGAATACCAATTCCGCCAACTGGGCGAAATCCGGGCCCTGCTCGAGCTTTACGCCCGGGTCAGCGAACATCCGCGCTACGGCATGCGGGCACGGGCCTTTTGGCTAAACCTGGCCAGCCAAAGTGGATACGAAGCTGAAATTTCCAAAGCAGTGAATGGCGAGCCGGACTGGCTCAACGATCTCTTGGACCCAAGGCAGCTATCCAATGCGGTTTACTACACGCTGCTCTACGGAGATGACAAAGGGGTTGCTCGCTACCAGGCGGAAAAGCTGGCTTCCAGTTTCCGACAGGATCCCAGCTATCAGTTCCTTGCCGCTTTTGCCTATTATCAAGCCGGCCTAAAGACGGAGGCCCAACAGTTCATCAGCGGGCTGCTGGAGTTCCTGCCTCAACTGGATCGGCGTAGCCAATACATCGCCGCGGTCATAAACGATCAGGCCTTCCAAGGAGCGAGCGAAACTCTGCTGCCGCGCGAACGAGCCCTGCTCTAA
- a CDS encoding exosortase/archaeosortase family protein gives MSTPTEQSSAKAHGSTLATKLLLLSLALAWGQFLWFLHYSWSSASSYNYGWLVPPLTALLLWPRLQEGTRRNASSNAPGSLISAIIFAGLLVFVMARLLIEVNPFWRLPLWLGATTLIASSWATIYRLFGAKTAASSLFPLLFSLTMVPWPSLVEKRVVNSLTTLVTHVSVESLQILGNPAEQMGNLIQIGSTVVGVEEACSGIKSLQALSMMALFVGAFWGLKVSGRILLVAAAVLLTILFNLARSLTLSLLVLNGGQNLFDKWHDTVGYIALGLGLGTLFLIGSKLPSSIQKPDGASNEVSKPMPLRLSPSLAGISLAIALLPFFISEFWYQDEENQSNEQVDWIVDLDAYASPEITTDQQTIPPRVEEILGFDYGHHLTLQDANLKRPAELWYYGFTGESKSKSLQAYSHTPSICMSGLGAVMEDRMETLSVDLGALVIPFQHFSFRLPNGEMSQVFWCLWDDLHQGATESIEGHPRLAQFSAFFERKRSLKRKIALLGIPSDDPQLARQEATRLVRSLFLLQKDGETFRYR, from the coding sequence ATGTCGACCCCGACGGAACAGAGTAGCGCAAAAGCCCACGGCTCGACACTGGCGACAAAACTGTTGCTGCTTTCATTAGCTTTGGCCTGGGGGCAGTTTCTCTGGTTTCTGCACTACAGTTGGTCATCCGCTTCCTCCTACAACTATGGTTGGCTAGTGCCTCCCCTAACCGCCTTGCTGCTTTGGCCTCGTTTGCAGGAAGGCACGAGAAGGAATGCTAGCTCGAATGCTCCTGGCAGCTTGATCTCCGCTATCATTTTCGCAGGACTGCTTGTATTTGTGATGGCTCGCTTGCTGATCGAAGTGAACCCATTCTGGCGACTTCCCCTCTGGTTAGGAGCGACCACCCTTATCGCAAGCAGTTGGGCAACAATCTATCGATTATTCGGAGCTAAGACGGCGGCGAGTTCTTTGTTTCCGCTTCTATTCAGCCTAACAATGGTGCCGTGGCCCAGCCTCGTTGAAAAGCGAGTCGTCAATTCTCTTACGACCCTAGTCACCCACGTCTCCGTCGAATCACTACAAATCCTCGGCAATCCGGCAGAGCAAATGGGAAACCTAATACAGATCGGATCGACCGTCGTGGGCGTAGAAGAAGCCTGTTCGGGTATCAAGTCTTTGCAGGCTCTCAGCATGATGGCCCTCTTTGTAGGAGCTTTTTGGGGACTTAAAGTTTCGGGACGTATCCTTCTTGTCGCGGCGGCGGTATTACTGACCATCCTGTTCAACCTAGCTCGTTCCTTAACCCTTTCTCTACTGGTACTGAACGGGGGGCAAAACCTTTTCGATAAATGGCATGACACAGTGGGCTACATCGCCCTTGGACTCGGCTTGGGGACATTGTTTTTGATTGGCTCTAAATTACCCAGCTCGATCCAAAAACCCGACGGAGCTTCGAATGAAGTGTCAAAACCGATGCCTCTAAGACTCAGTCCTAGCCTAGCAGGGATCAGCCTAGCAATCGCTTTGCTCCCTTTTTTTATTAGCGAATTCTGGTATCAGGACGAAGAAAATCAATCCAACGAGCAAGTGGACTGGATCGTGGATTTAGACGCCTATGCATCGCCAGAAATAACCACCGACCAGCAAACTATCCCACCAAGGGTGGAGGAGATCTTGGGCTTCGACTACGGTCACCATTTGACCTTGCAGGATGCCAATTTGAAACGACCAGCGGAGCTCTGGTACTACGGATTTACAGGGGAATCAAAGAGCAAGAGCCTACAAGCTTACAGCCATACACCTTCTATCTGCATGAGCGGCTTGGGTGCAGTGATGGAGGATCGGATGGAGACCTTGAGCGTAGACCTCGGAGCCTTGGTTATTCCATTTCAACACTTTTCTTTCCGCCTCCCCAACGGCGAGATGAGCCAAGTCTTCTGGTGCCTCTGGGATGACCTTCATCAAGGAGCCACAGAGTCTATAGAAGGGCATCCACGCCTCGCTCAATTTAGTGCCTTCTTCGAACGCAAACGTAGCCTGAAACGAAAGATCGCCTTGCTAGGCATACCGAGCGACGACCCTCAGCTTGCCCGTCAAGAAGCCACCCGCCTCGTGCGATCCCTTTTCCTCCTGCAAAAAGACGGTGAAACCTTCCGCTACCGATGA
- a CDS encoding tetratricopeptide repeat protein, translating into MAKNPLIKKNRYSGGYGYGYGYGYGYGEDVPLLPQGKRNLFIALGIIALGALWLGYRFYLWQENRQLAAADLSWAEGETEAAWDYIEAVNPGAVGLERYEKIRLTLLLERDPAAAKAYAEEILAYELERKDPSFPWKALLLAHTRIQDWTGLETALQRALKSGMLQEDSPEASTAKAWVALGNKRFEEAWPHLQQALLRNPFDTEARLLRSELQAGSPSQGDRNQAVVSLREIITRNNSDSVRASLLLLASGLMPNLPEDWKSETERLSENPYLESHYLFSNKKVLQIVLGRVRDRNTELSYRLAKKLVSLPEPSEMEIAEYAFYAQEEGHLEESATAIESYREVSGNGSLSNWLETRQSWYGQDFEAALQGCEQGLKTAEAGRFLSLLAAFAQDQDFDIPETLQKQALSLLVDFPRLNQFQWDFAARKLWPLDESQHKKLERQALALSSKNPLIAGRFLVDHRLGESALQALQSLEPDLPNAAIELKFRALVEVGSLQQAEELLNGSEAITEMTQLSGKLMLALLAKDSAQIEAAWQAAWNYCQAERNPVFLAQLGDLCFEYKATQKAQRAYRLAQEISPNLPISSASLQRIATLELDAKQTSTALHMIELALKKDPKNVELQRQWSYYSILLNNKVLEARDILRELYERRREDRAISTAMAFSYLRTGQQGRALSLLNLVPQNEATSDSAKAIRYAALIANGKAEEAAELRTQIDESKLLPEEVALINEFEPVVVEEIVLPEVDDEARLYQPENVDPDGTE; encoded by the coding sequence ATGGCTAAAAACCCACTCATCAAAAAAAATCGATATAGCGGAGGCTACGGGTATGGTTATGGATACGGGTATGGATACGGCGAGGACGTCCCCCTCCTACCCCAAGGCAAACGCAATTTATTCATCGCCCTCGGCATTATCGCCCTCGGAGCACTCTGGCTAGGCTACCGTTTCTACCTTTGGCAGGAAAACCGACAACTCGCAGCGGCGGATCTATCCTGGGCTGAAGGAGAAACTGAAGCGGCCTGGGACTACATTGAAGCGGTCAATCCCGGAGCGGTCGGGCTGGAACGCTACGAGAAAATTCGCCTTACTCTGCTTCTGGAAAGGGATCCGGCAGCGGCCAAAGCCTACGCGGAAGAAATCCTCGCTTACGAGCTGGAGCGCAAAGACCCGAGCTTCCCTTGGAAAGCCCTGCTGCTGGCCCATACCCGCATTCAGGATTGGACGGGCTTGGAAACCGCTCTGCAACGAGCCCTCAAAAGCGGAATGCTACAGGAGGACTCTCCCGAAGCCTCTACGGCGAAAGCTTGGGTGGCGCTGGGCAATAAGCGCTTCGAAGAGGCGTGGCCCCACTTGCAGCAGGCTTTACTTCGTAATCCTTTCGACACGGAAGCCCGTCTGCTTCGCTCCGAGCTTCAGGCGGGCAGCCCTTCGCAGGGCGATCGCAACCAAGCGGTGGTCAGCCTGCGAGAGATCATCACTCGCAACAATTCCGATTCGGTGAGAGCAAGTTTGCTGCTCTTAGCCAGCGGGCTCATGCCCAACCTTCCCGAGGACTGGAAAAGCGAAACGGAACGGCTCTCAGAAAACCCGTATCTGGAATCCCACTACCTGTTTTCCAACAAAAAGGTTTTGCAGATTGTTCTGGGACGTGTTCGGGACCGCAATACGGAGTTGAGCTATCGCCTAGCGAAAAAGCTGGTTAGCCTGCCGGAGCCAAGCGAAATGGAAATAGCGGAGTATGCTTTCTATGCCCAAGAAGAAGGGCATTTGGAAGAGTCGGCCACTGCGATAGAAAGCTACCGCGAAGTATCCGGGAATGGGAGTTTGAGCAATTGGCTGGAAACGCGACAGAGCTGGTACGGGCAAGACTTTGAAGCCGCCCTGCAAGGTTGCGAACAGGGTCTTAAAACCGCGGAAGCAGGTCGCTTCTTATCCTTGCTGGCTGCCTTTGCCCAAGATCAGGATTTTGACATACCGGAAACACTGCAGAAGCAAGCCCTCTCCCTGCTGGTCGACTTTCCTCGCTTGAACCAATTTCAGTGGGACTTTGCGGCCCGCAAGCTTTGGCCACTGGACGAAAGCCAGCACAAAAAGCTGGAGCGGCAAGCCTTGGCTTTGTCCTCAAAGAATCCTTTAATCGCAGGTCGCTTTCTGGTCGATCATCGGCTTGGCGAATCCGCACTGCAGGCTCTGCAGAGCCTGGAGCCAGACCTGCCAAACGCGGCCATTGAACTTAAATTCCGGGCACTGGTGGAAGTCGGTTCTTTGCAGCAGGCGGAGGAATTGCTGAATGGATCGGAGGCGATCACCGAAATGACTCAGCTGAGCGGTAAACTGATGCTGGCTTTGCTGGCCAAGGATTCCGCCCAAATCGAAGCGGCCTGGCAAGCAGCCTGGAACTATTGCCAAGCGGAGCGTAATCCAGTGTTTCTGGCACAGTTGGGCGACCTTTGTTTCGAATACAAAGCCACGCAGAAGGCTCAGCGAGCCTATCGTTTAGCTCAGGAGATTTCTCCGAATCTCCCTATTTCCTCCGCCTCCTTGCAGCGGATCGCCACCTTGGAGCTTGATGCCAAACAAACCAGCACGGCCCTGCACATGATTGAGTTGGCCCTGAAGAAGGACCCTAAAAACGTGGAGCTGCAACGGCAGTGGAGCTACTACAGCATCCTGCTTAACAACAAGGTGCTAGAGGCCCGTGACATCTTGCGAGAGCTCTACGAGCGACGTCGCGAGGACCGGGCGATTTCCACCGCCATGGCCTTCTCCTACTTGAGAACCGGCCAACAAGGCCGTGCCCTTTCCTTGTTGAATTTGGTGCCGCAAAACGAAGCCACATCGGACTCGGCCAAAGCGATTCGCTACGCGGCCCTCATCGCCAACGGCAAAGCAGAAGAGGCCGCGGAGCTAAGAACTCAGATCGACGAAAGTAAGCTGCTACCCGAAGAGGTAGCGCTCATCAACGAATTCGAACCCGTGGTCGTAGAAGAAATCGTCCTGCCCGAAGTGGATGACGAAGCAAGACTCTACCAACCTGAAAATGTCGACCCCGACGGAACAGAGTAG
- a CDS encoding GumC family protein, translating into MTDDKSKNAPDNGGSKPSTSGLPTIDIKRYVADFLDRIWWFLLTFVLVAGGIYYLMMSATPLYKSTASVQILRQEDSRTQFDKVADDTVRNTEDINTQINLLSSVQIIERVAERIEDEFKQDFLAPYRQIDQEEDDLSVIKIVAENRKISPARLSLIVSIEYVHPNPEISARVANLFADEMMAYFSSVRNNVVSRAVQDLREQAEIQRRKVENIEKQLVDYKEDLQTISFDQRLDIDQQEMISLNAYATQSNEVRDRLATQWSMIEEARAEERPLYNLSFISSSPRIENLRSSIASHRIEIARLEERYRHKHPRMIEAQEALVAAETELEMAADEAARVIASELAQAEQDLVKAEEKVIAKKNEIIAMQRHKTVYDSKARELEVNQNLYQYLYNRIQETEAQNRDDINKLRIVDEAVIPLEPFTPKRMLAIAAAFMGGSVCSFGLVGALIFIDDRVRSPLEVEQKFGLPILGVMAMMKGKPKTIGDLTQATEADPQNTETLNTAVATLRLDPDSADAKAILVTSTISNEGKSFLSGALSSAFQRYGEKVLLINCDLRAQEDRFAGEKRQGLANYLKNDDVSLDGSIYRNKDLECDVLPAGSHHNQPFILFNSAKFKQMMEELKTRYDRIIIDTPPAHLFGDAISLLAHCDGQIFVSGFSRARVGLATKTVRKLQDTDVPIFGVLVNGVRLFQAKMYYPEYYHAYADYDKYGKYGTPAKA; encoded by the coding sequence ATGACCGACGATAAATCGAAAAACGCTCCAGACAATGGTGGCTCCAAGCCGTCCACGTCCGGGCTTCCTACTATCGATATTAAACGCTACGTAGCGGATTTCCTAGACCGCATCTGGTGGTTCTTGCTGACCTTCGTCCTAGTAGCCGGCGGCATCTACTACCTGATGATGAGCGCTACCCCGCTCTACAAGTCGACCGCCAGCGTACAAATCCTTCGCCAAGAAGATTCCCGTACCCAATTCGATAAGGTCGCGGACGACACGGTTCGGAATACGGAGGATATCAATACGCAGATCAATCTGCTGAGCAGTGTGCAGATCATCGAGCGGGTGGCAGAGCGTATTGAAGACGAATTCAAGCAGGACTTTCTCGCCCCTTATCGTCAGATCGACCAAGAAGAAGACGACCTCTCCGTCATCAAGATCGTGGCTGAAAATCGTAAGATTTCTCCGGCCCGCTTGAGCTTGATTGTCAGCATCGAATACGTGCATCCCAACCCAGAAATATCAGCTCGCGTGGCCAACCTCTTCGCAGACGAGATGATGGCCTACTTCAGCTCGGTGCGAAACAATGTAGTGAGCCGAGCGGTACAGGACCTTCGGGAGCAAGCAGAGATCCAGCGTCGCAAGGTAGAGAATATTGAAAAACAGCTAGTCGACTACAAGGAGGACTTGCAGACCATCTCCTTCGACCAGCGCCTCGATATAGATCAACAGGAAATGATCTCCCTCAATGCTTACGCCACGCAGAGCAACGAAGTCCGCGATCGCCTCGCCACTCAGTGGAGCATGATCGAGGAAGCACGGGCAGAAGAGCGTCCTCTCTACAACCTATCTTTCATTTCCAGTTCTCCACGTATCGAGAACCTGCGCAGCTCCATCGCCAGCCACCGCATCGAGATCGCCCGCTTGGAGGAGCGCTACCGCCACAAGCATCCTCGCATGATCGAGGCTCAAGAAGCACTCGTGGCCGCAGAGACCGAATTGGAAATGGCAGCCGATGAAGCGGCTCGTGTTATCGCTAGCGAACTGGCTCAGGCGGAACAGGATTTGGTTAAGGCGGAGGAAAAGGTGATCGCCAAGAAGAATGAGATCATCGCCATGCAACGTCACAAGACGGTCTACGACTCCAAGGCTCGCGAGCTGGAAGTGAATCAGAACCTATACCAGTACCTCTACAACCGTATCCAAGAAACGGAGGCTCAGAATCGCGACGATATCAATAAGCTGCGCATCGTCGATGAAGCGGTGATCCCGCTAGAGCCTTTCACCCCTAAACGCATGCTGGCAATCGCAGCGGCCTTTATGGGAGGCAGCGTTTGCTCCTTTGGTTTGGTGGGCGCTCTCATTTTCATCGACGACCGCGTGCGCAGCCCGCTGGAAGTGGAGCAAAAGTTTGGTCTGCCCATCCTCGGTGTCATGGCCATGATGAAGGGCAAGCCCAAGACCATTGGCGACTTGACACAAGCGACCGAAGCCGACCCGCAAAATACGGAAACCTTAAATACCGCGGTGGCGACTTTGCGCCTGGATCCGGATTCGGCAGACGCCAAAGCGATTCTTGTGACCAGTACCATCAGTAACGAAGGAAAGTCATTCCTTTCCGGAGCCCTATCTTCCGCCTTCCAACGCTACGGCGAAAAGGTGTTGCTCATCAATTGTGACTTGCGAGCCCAAGAGGACCGTTTCGCCGGAGAGAAGCGACAAGGCCTGGCAAACTATCTGAAAAACGACGATGTCTCGCTGGACGGTTCTATCTACCGCAACAAGGACCTAGAGTGTGACGTGCTACCCGCCGGTTCGCACCACAACCAACCTTTCATTCTCTTCAACTCTGCTAAGTTTAAGCAGATGATGGAGGAGCTGAAAACACGCTACGATCGCATCATCATAGACACCCCGCCCGCTCACCTCTTCGGCGATGCGATCAGCTTGCTGGCCCATTGTGACGGACAGATCTTCGTATCCGGATTCTCACGAGCTCGTGTAGGCTTGGCCACCAAGACCGTACGCAAACTGCAAGACACGGATGTGCCGATCTTCGGTGTATTGGTAAATGGAGTACGCCTCTTCCAAGCGAAGATGTACTACCCAGAGTACTACCACGCCTACGCCGACTACGATAAATACGGTAAGTACGGCACCCCCGCCAAAGCCTAA